From a region of the Neobacillus niacini genome:
- a CDS encoding 3' terminal RNA ribose 2'-O-methyltransferase Hen1: MQLSLKVRGSGADVVSYLIAKNPNNPYERDEKGFKVRLVYPIFTKDEVQFLIYVKPDPIDLVRNSSDLFDITHYINDREFAVSSLFITTIRKALGTALNGKPDEEYLKWVGHEFDMELVFGPVATDLQDEEIVDLFEPIGYKVEIERGVSTIREKSSARFVKLSGSQSVQNALKHVSILIPVIDNYKHYFLDEREIEKLDRYGEGWLENHPLKQLIVKRALRFNALISQSKYYEKKPHIRNQDESQKVRLNDLRYEHILNYIKTLPHKETIVDLGAGEGRLSVQLGFVEGVQEILSIEPSNKARIKAIEKFEQVIKTEGYVKPQSLPGSLFYYDSRLQNKDIIILCEVIEHIEEDRLPKIFDIILNDYRPKTLIVTTPNQEYNVLYEMEEEMRHDDHRFEWTRTQFAENVKKWSQNCPYHVNIQGIGEDHPTFGQPTQMAIFRREEE, from the coding sequence ATGCAGTTGTCATTAAAGGTAAGGGGATCGGGGGCAGATGTAGTCTCTTATCTTATCGCAAAGAACCCGAATAACCCGTATGAGCGTGATGAGAAAGGCTTCAAGGTTCGGCTCGTCTATCCTATTTTTACAAAAGATGAAGTTCAGTTTTTGATTTATGTAAAGCCCGACCCGATTGATTTAGTGCGAAACTCCTCAGACTTATTTGATATCACTCATTACATAAATGATCGTGAGTTTGCTGTCAGCAGCCTTTTTATTACCACCATCCGCAAGGCGCTAGGTACTGCTTTAAATGGAAAGCCAGATGAAGAATACCTGAAATGGGTAGGTCACGAATTCGATATGGAGCTGGTATTTGGTCCGGTGGCAACGGATTTACAGGATGAAGAGATTGTTGATTTGTTTGAACCTATTGGGTACAAGGTGGAAATTGAGCGTGGAGTCAGCACCATTCGGGAAAAGAGCTCTGCTCGGTTTGTCAAATTATCTGGGAGCCAGAGCGTTCAAAATGCATTAAAGCATGTATCGATACTCATACCTGTCATCGATAACTATAAGCATTATTTTTTAGATGAAAGAGAAATTGAAAAACTCGATCGGTACGGAGAAGGATGGCTGGAAAACCATCCCCTAAAACAGTTGATTGTCAAACGGGCACTCCGTTTTAACGCGCTTATTTCTCAATCAAAATATTACGAAAAGAAGCCGCACATACGTAATCAGGATGAGAGTCAAAAAGTAAGGTTAAATGATCTCCGTTATGAACACATATTAAACTATATAAAAACGCTGCCCCACAAAGAAACAATTGTGGACCTAGGTGCTGGGGAAGGCCGTCTCTCAGTCCAGCTTGGTTTTGTTGAAGGAGTTCAAGAAATTCTATCGATAGAGCCTTCGAATAAAGCACGAATTAAGGCGATTGAAAAATTTGAGCAAGTAATTAAAACAGAAGGATATGTCAAGCCACAGTCCTTGCCAGGATCATTATTTTATTATGATAGCCGATTGCAAAACAAAGATATCATCATTTTATGTGAAGTGATTGAACATATCGAGGAAGACAGGCTGCCAAAAATTTTTGATATTATCTTAAATGATTATCGTCCCAAGACGCTGATTGTGACAACACCAAATCAGGAATACAATGTGCTTTATGAGATGGAAGAAGAAATGCGTCATGATGACCACCGTTTTGAATGGACGAGAACGCAATTTGCTGAGAATGTGAAAAAATGGTCTCAAAACTGTCCTTATCACGTCAATATACAAGGGATTGGTGAAGACCATCCAACATTTGGTCAACCCACGCAAATGGCTATTTTTCGAAGGGAGGAGGAATAA
- a CDS encoding InlB B-repeat-containing protein — MVGKRTVSILFSVLLVLNIFQAIAFAAEGDDVGAPSGTWSEQENINQLEIAKMELQDKVTKVEAAKSVNATTVAQLQSQMSAVKALADGLENAEGASAEEKVALQAARAEARTVLEAANDLINNLNGVVSEGDLLVTFDTDGGSEVDPQHVNAGDTIEVPERPKKDGLVFVGWYTDKTTRVHMWDFLNNTVVGSMTLYAKWVQVDEKHRLLNAYASAEELENPYVAKTLQTLGTLSENQRELTLLEGTTVYVVPGVYWTDLTYKEGGVIAGPNIGLSIFGENVSFLGLTEDATDVIICGNRGEGGETGLGANGSWYSLGISSGFHSENITIANYAQEDLVYPRDPSQNMKKRIDSKNHAEVLTRANGTGAPDRLYFENTRFVGYLNMMLDLAPTRAYFLDSFFQLTDDSIFAGGVNVYENCTFHFFGNHPSVNGAGNGGVSVLLGSKIIGMPQMTSTDVYLAKQSSAIGPNANGIFAIIDTQFTGRIESVEWENVVREDSRHFVSNNTIGEEKKPLVISPSQPQTSVTLTGNALNAFKVGEEYNVYNLLKGNDGWDPKGQYNAEWEPYAHLPYRFLIEAKGKTMYSDKTDNTNRAVLTPAPSPADSVDVKNTVWSYDTNLLNGTVDAATGVITLTAKPNNTGAIVKTIVTGTLPSGISAGATLYIRPTAVPAPVVTTPAIDISENLATLSYTLDQLGYKDTSVIEWYRETGPDTTNGIHIGTMRNDANEFFVDEPYKKYALNKYDVGYYLRAVITPKYEFSSTGAPITVYTKRAITAADVTEKSLYTDFKNLYFTNEDNTTTKNRWFFDRVSGTAVPWGWGIGTNGTDKIWGLQNNSGGTNTRFVFGQTGNYSDMSMVLNYSSSKVEGQGFGGNGNFMDIYVKYDPATRVGYGLRVERTAAGGSNATIWTLYKYDGTNQTPLSQPLRTAAFMPKSTMTVSVTGSTLRVKASTLSKKTPLQIQQNLPNSVDLSWTDETGALGNNNFGGFGIRINNSGNSSYDYAGSGMTTNNTVMLHNVRVDATDRDHVVTFNTNGGSEIASLVVGEGGNIEKPEDPTKAGFLFDGWFSDAKLETPWNFDMPVTNDMTLYAGWKEIVVLSATPSASVEQLSGNKNNLTIKISEKLSDGNTNVISETFSISNNAADTYEVGAYKVYVDTKGNTQSRECYIME; from the coding sequence ATGGTAGGAAAGAGAACAGTCAGTATTCTGTTCAGCGTTCTTCTCGTGCTCAACATATTCCAGGCAATCGCTTTTGCCGCGGAAGGCGATGACGTAGGTGCCCCCTCAGGCACATGGTCTGAGCAAGAAAACATTAACCAATTAGAAATCGCTAAGATGGAACTGCAGGACAAGGTAACCAAAGTGGAGGCGGCCAAGTCGGTCAATGCTACCACGGTTGCCCAGCTGCAGTCGCAGATGTCTGCCGTAAAGGCGCTGGCGGATGGTTTGGAAAATGCCGAAGGGGCGTCGGCTGAGGAAAAAGTTGCATTACAGGCAGCCCGGGCGGAAGCGCGCACCGTTTTGGAAGCGGCGAACGACCTCATCAACAACTTAAACGGCGTGGTAAGCGAAGGAGACCTGTTGGTGACATTTGACACCGACGGAGGCAGCGAGGTAGATCCGCAGCACGTAAACGCCGGCGACACGATCGAGGTTCCGGAACGTCCTAAAAAAGACGGTTTGGTATTTGTGGGCTGGTACACGGATAAAACCACCAGAGTCCATATGTGGGACTTTTTGAACAACACGGTAGTCGGTTCCATGACGCTCTACGCTAAGTGGGTCCAGGTGGACGAGAAGCATCGTCTGCTGAATGCCTACGCCTCGGCTGAAGAGCTTGAAAACCCTTACGTCGCAAAGACGCTGCAGACCTTGGGAACGCTGTCCGAAAATCAACGTGAGCTGACGCTGCTCGAGGGCACGACGGTGTATGTAGTCCCCGGCGTTTACTGGACGGATTTGACGTATAAGGAAGGCGGAGTGATTGCAGGTCCGAATATCGGCCTTAGCATTTTTGGCGAAAACGTCTCTTTCCTCGGCCTTACTGAGGATGCTACAGACGTGATCATCTGCGGCAACCGCGGTGAGGGGGGCGAGACTGGCCTAGGCGCGAACGGCAGCTGGTATTCACTTGGCATCTCCTCAGGCTTCCACAGCGAGAACATCACCATCGCCAATTACGCGCAGGAGGATTTGGTTTATCCGCGCGATCCGTCGCAAAATATGAAAAAGCGCATAGACTCCAAAAATCACGCCGAGGTGTTAACGAGAGCAAACGGCACTGGTGCGCCGGATAGGCTGTACTTTGAAAACACGCGGTTCGTCGGCTATTTGAATATGATGCTTGACCTTGCGCCTACCCGCGCTTATTTCTTAGACAGCTTTTTCCAATTAACTGATGACTCTATTTTCGCCGGCGGTGTCAATGTGTACGAGAACTGTACCTTCCACTTCTTCGGCAACCACCCGTCCGTCAACGGCGCTGGTAACGGCGGCGTCAGCGTCCTTTTGGGCAGCAAAATCATCGGCATGCCGCAAATGACCAGTACGGATGTTTACCTTGCCAAGCAGTCGAGCGCAATCGGCCCTAACGCGAACGGGATCTTCGCCATCATCGATACCCAGTTCACTGGCCGGATTGAATCTGTCGAGTGGGAAAACGTGGTGCGCGAGGACTCCCGCCACTTTGTGTCGAACAACACAATCGGCGAGGAAAAAAAGCCGCTCGTAATCAGCCCATCACAGCCGCAAACCTCTGTCACGCTTACTGGAAACGCCCTTAATGCTTTTAAAGTTGGCGAGGAATACAACGTGTATAACCTCTTAAAGGGGAATGACGGTTGGGACCCTAAAGGCCAGTACAACGCTGAGTGGGAACCTTACGCCCACCTTCCGTATCGATTCTTAATCGAAGCAAAGGGCAAAACCATGTATTCCGACAAAACGGACAACACCAACAGGGCCGTTTTGACACCCGCCCCGTCTCCAGCGGATTCTGTTGACGTGAAAAATACCGTTTGGTCGTACGATACGAATCTGTTGAACGGCACCGTTGACGCCGCGACTGGGGTCATTACGCTGACCGCCAAGCCCAACAATACCGGCGCGATCGTTAAGACGATTGTGACGGGCACGCTTCCGAGCGGTATCTCAGCCGGCGCGACGCTGTATATCCGCCCGACGGCTGTCCCTGCACCTGTAGTTACGACGCCCGCAATTGATATCAGCGAGAACCTTGCGACGCTTAGCTACACGCTGGACCAGCTCGGATACAAGGATACCTCCGTCATCGAATGGTACCGCGAGACAGGTCCCGATACTACAAACGGCATTCATATCGGGACGATGCGCAACGACGCTAACGAATTCTTTGTGGACGAACCATATAAAAAATACGCTCTTAATAAGTACGACGTAGGTTACTACCTGCGCGCCGTTATCACACCCAAGTATGAGTTCAGCTCCACCGGCGCACCCATCACGGTATACACCAAGCGTGCGATCACGGCGGCCGATGTAACGGAAAAGTCGTTGTATACCGACTTTAAGAATTTGTATTTTACCAATGAAGACAATACCACCACGAAGAACAGATGGTTTTTTGACCGTGTGAGCGGTACAGCAGTCCCGTGGGGATGGGGGATTGGAACCAACGGCACGGATAAGATTTGGGGCCTTCAGAACAATTCCGGCGGTACGAACACCAGATTCGTGTTCGGTCAAACCGGCAACTACAGCGACATGTCGATGGTCCTGAACTACTCCTCCAGTAAGGTAGAGGGTCAGGGCTTCGGCGGGAACGGCAACTTCATGGATATCTATGTAAAATACGATCCAGCGACCCGCGTGGGGTATGGCCTGCGCGTAGAACGTACCGCTGCGGGCGGCTCTAACGCTACGATCTGGACGCTGTATAAATATGACGGCACCAATCAGACTCCGTTGAGCCAGCCACTTAGGACAGCTGCGTTTATGCCGAAGAGCACCATGACCGTTTCCGTAACGGGCAGCACCCTTCGCGTAAAGGCCTCGACGCTGTCCAAGAAGACGCCGCTGCAAATTCAACAAAATCTTCCCAATTCGGTCGACCTCTCGTGGACGGATGAAACCGGCGCTTTGGGTAACAACAATTTTGGTGGCTTCGGCATTCGCATTAACAACTCTGGCAACTCCTCTTATGACTACGCCGGCAGCGGTATGACAACCAATAACACCGTTATGCTACACAACGTGAGAGTAGACGCCACCGATAGAGATCACGTTGTGACGTTCAATACCAACGGCGGTTCTGAGATTGCTTCTCTGGTTGTGGGTGAGGGCGGCAATATTGAAAAGCCCGAAGACCCGACTAAGGCCGGCTTCCTTTTTGACGGCTGGTTCAGCGACGCCAAGCTTGAAACCCCATGGAACTTCGACATGCCTGTCACCAACGACATGACGTTGTACGCCGGTTGGAAAGAGATTGTTGTGCTTTCGGCAACTCCGTCGGCCTCGGTCGAGCAGCTGTCCGGCAACAAGAACAACCTAACTATCAAAATCTCCGAGAAGCTGTCCGACGGCAACACGAACGTCATCAGCGAGACCTTCAGCATCAGCAATAACGCGGCCGACACCTATGAGGTTGGAGCCTACAAGGTCTACGTTGACACCAAGGGCAACACGCAAAGCCGCGAGTGCTACATCATGGAGTAA
- a CDS encoding polynucleotide kinase-phosphatase produces MTTIHLPHAGIVLLVGPSNTGKTTLLNQLIQEEQIQPSEVVSSDQFRVLVSDIEFISWNGRPKEESEALFHEYQQISGAAFEAMDYVISKRCKLNKLTFIDATHLREEEHEKYLQMGKEYHVPVIALVLNISETELMRRDMERAFPRGRNRIKQQYQHFKNTLRFIIKKPYRRVYMLGEDELQVVNVSRLENPLYIDVGTGIDFIGDIHGCLDEFLEMLNKLGYKENDEGYFIHPEGRKILSLGDVLSRGPRSIETLQFFQKHVSAGLAYMIDSNHGWKIARWLDGKNVKMAHGDENVAAEFEEYERNFGSEAAEKLKEQIKELLLQAKSHYIIRKNGVNAVVAVHAGIKDHYIGKQSLRISDFCRYGDSEGLDENDRPIRKDWTVSHKSSELILWGHDPKPQPLLVNNTLNIDQGVVFGGSLTAYRYPEKQFVSVMAKQDYANVPDNPLKEWELKRLAAPNIMKFLEGYSVLTEQYGEIRIYDDGVKPAIDDLSHYTLPLEDIVYLPPTMSPTPKPSGLVEYLEHPQEAFDYYQANGVDKMVVEKKHMGSRGILFLFKNQEIANEYVGREMLGTIYTRTGRAFFQKELQEKVVSALNEDLVKSGYFEKYNTDFVLLDAEILPWNLKAKDLIVNQYAHVGEMALLDRHKLKDSLQQALDSGKNVLSWGQENDVGIENAKVFNEVYQKYCWETEEMEGIQIAPFHTLAHSSETFFDKPHTWHMEKNKEFSGISRLFLETEYQIVSDEASMKAAIKWWEEMTEDGHEGFVVKPESYITRHKGKLLQPAIKVRGRKYLHIIYGIDYLLPENLTQLKKRNAGKKQRNALKEFSLGVEAVNRFIKRESLERVHECVLGILALEAEPIDPRL; encoded by the coding sequence ATGACAACTATTCATTTACCGCATGCGGGAATTGTCCTGTTAGTCGGACCCTCTAATACCGGGAAAACAACATTATTAAATCAATTAATACAAGAAGAGCAGATTCAACCATCTGAAGTGGTCAGCTCTGATCAATTTCGCGTTCTAGTCAGCGACATTGAATTTATTAGCTGGAACGGACGTCCCAAAGAAGAAAGCGAAGCATTATTTCATGAATACCAGCAAATATCTGGTGCCGCATTCGAGGCAATGGATTACGTTATTTCAAAACGCTGCAAACTCAATAAGTTAACGTTTATCGACGCAACCCATTTACGAGAGGAAGAACATGAAAAATATCTGCAGATGGGGAAGGAATATCATGTGCCTGTGATTGCGTTGGTCTTGAATATTTCAGAAACGGAATTGATGAGACGGGATATGGAGCGAGCTTTTCCTCGAGGAAGAAATCGGATCAAGCAGCAGTATCAACATTTTAAAAATACACTTCGGTTCATAATAAAGAAGCCATATCGCCGTGTTTACATGCTTGGAGAAGATGAACTTCAAGTAGTAAATGTAAGTAGACTAGAAAACCCATTATATATTGATGTTGGAACTGGAATCGATTTCATCGGGGATATTCACGGCTGTTTGGATGAATTTCTTGAAATGCTTAACAAACTTGGATACAAGGAAAACGATGAAGGGTATTTCATCCACCCAGAAGGAAGGAAAATTCTTTCATTAGGAGATGTATTGAGCAGGGGACCGAGGTCCATCGAAACACTTCAATTCTTCCAAAAGCATGTTTCAGCCGGACTTGCCTATATGATTGACAGTAATCACGGCTGGAAAATCGCCCGCTGGCTCGATGGAAAAAATGTAAAAATGGCACATGGTGATGAAAATGTTGCTGCTGAATTTGAAGAATATGAGCGTAATTTCGGCAGTGAGGCTGCCGAGAAGTTAAAGGAACAAATAAAAGAGTTACTCTTACAAGCGAAATCTCACTATATTATTCGAAAAAATGGGGTTAATGCTGTTGTAGCTGTTCATGCTGGAATCAAGGACCATTATATCGGAAAGCAGTCGCTCCGTATTTCTGATTTTTGCCGCTATGGTGATAGTGAAGGGCTTGATGAGAACGATAGGCCAATTCGAAAGGATTGGACGGTTTCTCATAAATCAAGTGAACTCATTCTTTGGGGACATGATCCAAAGCCGCAGCCTTTGCTGGTTAACAACACATTAAATATTGACCAAGGAGTGGTTTTCGGTGGCAGTTTAACGGCATACCGTTATCCTGAAAAACAATTTGTTTCGGTCATGGCGAAACAGGATTATGCGAATGTGCCTGACAATCCATTGAAGGAATGGGAACTAAAGAGACTTGCAGCACCGAATATCATGAAATTCTTAGAAGGATATTCGGTATTAACGGAACAGTACGGCGAGATTAGGATTTATGATGATGGTGTGAAACCCGCTATAGATGACTTATCTCATTACACCTTGCCGCTTGAAGACATCGTGTACCTTCCTCCTACGATGAGTCCGACTCCAAAACCGTCTGGTCTGGTAGAATACCTTGAGCACCCACAAGAGGCGTTCGATTACTATCAAGCAAATGGTGTCGATAAGATGGTTGTGGAAAAGAAACATATGGGCAGCAGGGGAATACTGTTTTTATTTAAAAATCAAGAAATTGCCAATGAGTATGTAGGCAGAGAAATGTTAGGAACTATTTATACCCGTACAGGTAGGGCATTTTTTCAAAAAGAGCTGCAAGAAAAAGTTGTCAGTGCCTTGAATGAGGATTTAGTGAAGAGTGGTTATTTTGAGAAATACAATACGGATTTCGTATTGCTTGATGCAGAAATTCTTCCATGGAATTTGAAGGCGAAAGACCTGATAGTAAACCAATATGCACATGTTGGGGAAATGGCGCTGCTTGACCGGCATAAATTAAAGGATTCTCTACAACAGGCTCTTGATAGTGGAAAGAATGTTTTAAGCTGGGGTCAGGAAAATGATGTAGGGATCGAAAATGCCAAAGTGTTTAATGAGGTGTATCAGAAATACTGTTGGGAAACAGAAGAAATGGAAGGAATTCAAATCGCACCATTCCATACATTGGCACACAGCTCAGAAACATTTTTTGATAAGCCGCATACATGGCATATGGAGAAAAATAAAGAATTCAGCGGGATTTCTCGTTTGTTTTTAGAAACAGAATACCAAATTGTTAGTGATGAAGCGTCGATGAAAGCGGCCATTAAATGGTGGGAAGAAATGACGGAGGATGGTCATGAAGGATTTGTGGTGAAACCAGAATCTTATATTACACGCCACAAAGGCAAACTTCTGCAGCCTGCGATAAAAGTCAGAGGCCGCAAGTATTTGCATATCATCTATGGGATTGATTATCTGCTTCCTGAAAATTTAACTCAATTAAAGAAACGAAATGCAGGCAAGAAGCAGCGCAATGCTTTAAAGGAATTTTCTCTTGGTGTCGAAGCTGTGAATCGATTTATCAAGAGAGAGTCATTGGAACGTGTTCATGAATGCGTGTTAGGAATACTGGCATTAGAAGCGGAACCAATTGATCCAAGATTATAG
- a CDS encoding glycosyl hydrolase family 18 protein — translation MSVHVVGVGESLWQISNRYGVPIQTIVKLNGLPSASRLVPGLALYIPDSQLPIRSYQIKSGDQIRELAQRYRTDISSILAANPGINPNELSVGQIIHIPSPLKLRIATLGFIVPYGESAVLSLLDSLAGQLTYLAVVAYSFTTEGYAYNLIEDSAIVTRSKQLNITPLLMIRNFTGVDFSAELAGLVLANPVYRRNLVQSIVNLTRQRGFGGVSIDFEFIPPPQRNDFNLFLRDLKNALGELILHVNVHAKTEDIPTNRIIGAYDYAAIGSIADIVAVMTIDYGYPGGPPDPIAPIWWIEQVVQYSLTQMNPRKLQIAMALYGYDKVVGTSATRAMSVVSAQNQAISTGSPIQFDERSMSPWYRHWSSGVEQVVWFEDSRSFIGKYRLIDVYQLSGTTFWQISLPAPQNWSYLSRNIVVSK, via the coding sequence ATGAGTGTACATGTGGTGGGAGTGGGAGAGAGTCTGTGGCAAATTTCAAATAGATATGGCGTTCCCATCCAAACGATTGTCAAGCTAAATGGGCTCCCGTCTGCCAGCAGGCTTGTACCAGGTCTTGCCTTGTACATTCCGGACAGCCAACTGCCAATCCGCTCCTATCAAATAAAATCGGGTGATCAAATTCGGGAACTAGCCCAGAGGTATAGAACGGACATTTCGTCGATTTTAGCAGCCAATCCCGGCATAAATCCGAATGAACTTTCTGTTGGTCAAATAATCCATATTCCTTCACCGTTAAAATTAAGAATAGCGACATTAGGGTTTATAGTGCCATATGGCGAGAGTGCCGTTCTTTCTTTACTAGATTCACTTGCGGGACAATTAACGTATTTGGCGGTGGTAGCGTATTCATTTACAACCGAGGGGTATGCCTATAACCTGATTGAGGATTCAGCCATAGTGACGAGGAGTAAGCAATTGAACATTACACCGCTATTAATGATACGTAATTTTACAGGAGTAGATTTTAGCGCGGAGCTTGCTGGTCTAGTCCTAGCAAATCCGGTTTACCGCAGGAATTTGGTTCAAAGCATTGTCAATTTGACCAGGCAGAGGGGGTTTGGCGGTGTCTCTATCGACTTTGAGTTTATTCCACCACCCCAGCGTAATGATTTCAATTTATTTTTAAGAGATTTAAAAAATGCTTTGGGAGAGTTAATACTCCATGTAAATGTACATGCGAAAACAGAAGATATTCCAACAAATCGGATTATTGGAGCATACGACTATGCTGCCATCGGGAGCATTGCCGATATTGTTGCGGTGATGACCATTGATTATGGATACCCAGGCGGGCCACCGGATCCAATTGCTCCTATTTGGTGGATCGAGCAGGTCGTTCAATATTCCCTCACTCAAATGAATCCTCGGAAACTACAAATTGCGATGGCGCTTTATGGTTATGACAAGGTGGTGGGGACAAGCGCTACCCGAGCGATGTCAGTTGTTTCAGCCCAAAACCAAGCGATTTCAACAGGTTCGCCGATTCAATTCGACGAGCGCTCCATGTCTCCATGGTATCGGCATTGGAGTTCAGGAGTAGAACAGGTTGTTTGGTTTGAGGATAGTAGAAGTTTTATAGGAAAATATCGGTTGATTGATGTTTACCAATTGTCAGGCACCACTTTTTGGCAGATAAGCTTGCCAGCGCCACAGAATTGGTCTTATTTGAGTAGGAATATTGTAGTGTCGAAATAA
- the dacB gene encoding D-alanyl-D-alanine carboxypeptidase/D-alanyl-D-alanine-endopeptidase, whose product MGRLYEKRESWKRILLKRLNLIILLCFLATLLPQTQPVFAVDNLGQQLNQLLNEDPNLQGAIAGVSIRNARNGDVIFDHFGDVRLRPASNMKLFTAAAALSVLGENYTFKTEVLTDGIIKKKTLQGNLYLKGKGDPTLLKEDFDKMAGELKTMGIQKITGHLIGDDTWYDDVRYSVDLPWSDEQTYYGAQISALTASPTHDYDSGSVMIEVKPGNHEGDKADITVQPKTDFVKIINQTETVGKDRKKKLIYEREHAKNTITITGTLPVTSKGEKEWMGVWEPTRYALALFKQSLIEQGIQLSGKVKTGTAPTQAKTLHTHNSIKLADLLVPFMKLSNNGHAETLVKEMGRVVKGEGSWEKGIEVMEAELAKFGINTETLVLRDGSGISHVNLVPAAQLSHLLVAVQQQSWFPAFLHSLPVAGVSGKMEGGSLRSRMKGPDVKRKVLAKTGTISTVSTISGYITTKSGQTMIFSIMLNNLMDEAKGKKIEDKLISIIASH is encoded by the coding sequence TTGGGAAGACTTTATGAAAAAAGAGAAAGTTGGAAAAGAATTTTGCTGAAACGATTGAATTTGATCATTTTACTATGTTTCTTAGCTACATTACTCCCACAAACACAACCAGTCTTTGCAGTGGACAATTTGGGACAGCAATTAAATCAACTTTTAAATGAGGACCCCAATTTACAAGGCGCAATTGCGGGTGTAAGTATACGGAATGCCAGAAACGGTGATGTGATTTTTGACCATTTTGGAGATGTCCGTCTGCGCCCTGCTTCAAATATGAAACTTTTCACAGCGGCAGCTGCATTATCGGTGCTAGGGGAAAACTATACCTTCAAAACAGAAGTACTCACAGACGGGATCATAAAAAAGAAAACCCTGCAAGGGAATCTGTATTTAAAAGGAAAGGGCGACCCTACTCTCCTAAAGGAAGACTTTGATAAGATGGCAGGCGAACTTAAAACAATGGGGATCCAAAAAATAACCGGTCATTTAATTGGTGATGATACCTGGTATGATGATGTCCGATATTCGGTCGATCTGCCATGGAGTGATGAGCAAACCTACTATGGTGCACAGATTTCCGCCTTAACGGCTTCACCAACCCATGACTATGATTCGGGTTCGGTAATGATTGAAGTCAAACCGGGCAATCATGAAGGTGATAAGGCGGATATAACAGTACAACCAAAAACAGACTTTGTAAAAATCATCAATCAAACGGAAACGGTTGGTAAGGATAGAAAAAAGAAATTGATCTATGAAAGAGAGCACGCCAAAAACACGATTACGATAACGGGAACTTTGCCTGTTACTTCAAAAGGTGAAAAGGAATGGATGGGTGTTTGGGAACCGACGCGGTATGCGTTAGCACTTTTTAAACAATCACTAATAGAACAAGGCATTCAACTTTCAGGAAAAGTAAAAACTGGAACCGCTCCAACACAAGCCAAAACCCTACATACTCATAATTCGATAAAACTTGCTGATTTACTTGTTCCGTTTATGAAACTGAGTAACAACGGGCATGCTGAAACCTTAGTAAAAGAAATGGGAAGAGTGGTAAAAGGGGAAGGCAGTTGGGAAAAGGGCATTGAGGTCATGGAAGCAGAGTTAGCTAAGTTTGGAATAAACACGGAAACACTGGTACTACGGGATGGTTCCGGAATTTCACATGTCAATTTAGTTCCGGCGGCGCAGCTATCTCACTTATTAGTTGCCGTCCAGCAGCAATCGTGGTTTCCTGCTTTTCTTCATTCCCTGCCGGTTGCAGGAGTAAGTGGGAAAATGGAAGGCGGCAGCTTACGAAGTCGGATGAAAGGTCCGGATGTAAAAAGAAAGGTATTAGCAAAAACTGGGACTATTTCTACGGTAAGTACTATATCAGGGTATATTACTACGAAAAGCGGGCAAACCATGATATTTTCTATTATGTTAAATAATCTGATGGATGAAGCAAAAGGGAAGAAAATTGAGGATAAACTGATTTCAATTATAGCGAGTCATTGA